A part of Bombus affinis isolate iyBomAffi1 chromosome 12, iyBomAffi1.2, whole genome shotgun sequence genomic DNA contains:
- the LOC126922672 gene encoding protein FAM214A isoform X3 codes for MSTILLQCVGNCFQRRRMRTGMHCLGAVTGGIPSPDGVGGRGGILSVFRALGVLVCEGRIQGPPRGYKEGPHCAAPMQSVPNDHVCEEDNYLCDRYLVLIREIADRIAIGSFLSIEVVLCSNCPCGLAKSTCKNPICTVPSLSISPWQQASEMLLEYWCVCVVPSKSPETMNFYGLYQAVRSRLHFSQVAAWWSRSNGVDPSYIVTRVVPYNEENLRKFRESPVEHTFPLAGQGDGNSIKVTVWALPRMEEVPILTCPLHPIKEKDEEGVARALTPTKAIPVPSAAQNPEALVLPALVDDRLQTPCNKPGKHHCPCDEEDVPPPSPAIPRQNRERKRRRSLPCGPTDANSCVTVQPMPLPSVQEAVTQESKKDSQSSSYPKCSTEISINRGIKFVQGQNCKFEENSIRNRKNLNSDNLERCFKTQLSIDGRDENTEKRYKRTIDDPDVKSLSNSKDKQCNLEKKQKEREIKSEKNGIFENLIPFNSSLPWSFVESWNNSNANGKCASQSLQGNKETYFNDSERIYKAPVSKDSSLVINPFRQPSPFHESNPGPSTNNRLKQDSVNSTCMVHQSCVKLSNSGAMSSGQEALDTDSDRGVNNKGRSRKDLSQLISKLSFPDDKERTKEEGGFLDWFTKVPGRVLGVTPNISYIENKVKVTNLKSQEQHGNEVRFKNCNLELSQQEFDEVLAVLRARTPSERKRTSVKTVKRREKPEKAVEDGSVKLVTKCGNVESNECSTNNLVNRAKSCESCNHKLCRKNDQQALEKTNFTEIYSNKNIYNPQKREKLDSDESDENLQAIKCNNSEKRKNDTMDCLQNVSNKADILLGAILRTSKDRGNQSQVPCGTKSRSALAMVIDEMESNRNNVANEKYQEQKLPMEDEKSLPMAFNKRFNRFRQLFKKEHEKKLTSIEDNPQDAIQQIGQRSFIYNNVQPSLHDPKNFRDSKAKRRINFPNIAEEMEKRDASPDPSELSTNGAHQNSRIYSTNYKKDSCDYDEVETSKWQNRLHSTNDEDSITEHEEEEEDETVSKLCKDSVPSVGKKNRNYSLGKDNVITEEDETMDKVVPTAIEQERFRRSLENAASMVFHSRTGLPLTSSPAPLRRGSCCFDYDSSLNTVSSKRSALFELNTPPSPGAVSLEETDRETENLGEGDETPKRRTTSRSRPQSHALLGSFEESALNGRLEPVSTVHGFTAELGASGSFCPKHRKLPVTVFFYTLGDNDKVSTPYLIYVR; via the exons ATGTCCACGATCTTATTGCAGTGCGTTGGAAATTGTTTCCAGAGAAGGAGAATGCGCACAG GTATGCACTGCCTAGGTGCGGTGACAGGAGGCATTCCCAGCCCAGATGGGGTTGGCGGTCGGGGTGGCATTCTTAGCGTGTTCCGAGCCCTTGGAGTCCTGGTGTGCGAAGGGAGGATTCAGGGCCCTCCACGTGGCTACAAAGAGGGCCCACATTGTGCAGCGCCTATGCAGTCGGTGCCTAATGACCACGTGTGCGAAGAAGATAATTACTTG TGCGATCGATATCTTGTACTGATTCGAGAGATCGCCGATCGTATTGCAATTGGTTCGTTCCTGTCCATCGAGGTGGTGTTGTGCAGCAACTGTCCGTGCGGTTTGGCCAAATCTACGTGCAAGAACCCGATCTGCACTGTGCCGTCCTTATCAATCTCACCATGGCAACAAGCGTCGGAGATGCTGCTGGAGTATTGGTGTGTTTGCGTCGTTCCCAGCAA GAGCCCAGAGACGATGAACTTCTACGGTTTATATCAGGCAGTCCGTTCACGACTTCACTTCAGCCAAGTCGCTGCATGGTGGTCCAGGAGCAACGGTGTCGATCCCAGTTACATCGTGACGAGAGTGGTGCCATATAACGAAGAAAATCTGAGGAAGTTCCGGGAATCTCCCGTGGAGCACACGTTCCCCTTAGCTGGCCAGGGAGatggaaattctataaaa GTCACCGTGTGGGCACTGCCGAGGATGGAAGAGGTGCCGATTCTCACCTGTCCGTTGCATCCGATCAAAGAGAAAGACGAGGAGGGTGTAGCGAGGGCTTTGACACCTACCAAGGCTATCCCGGTTCCGAGCGCTGCGCAAAATCCCGAAGCCCTTGTCTTGCCTG CTCTGGTGGACGACAGATTGCAAACGCCTTGCAACAAGCCCGGCAAACATCATTGTCCCTGCGACGAGGAGGACGTTCCACCGCCATCACCAGCGATTCCACGACAGAACCGCGAGAGAAAGCGTCGTCGATCTCTTCCGTGTGGTCCAACAGACGCAAATTCCTGCGTTACGGTTCAACCGATGCCTCTTCCCTCGGTACAGGAAGCTGTAACGCAAGAATCGAAGAAAGACAGTCAGAGCTCGAGCTATCCGAAATGTTCCACCGAGATCTCGATCAATCGCGGTATTAAATTTGTGCAAGGCCAAAACTGCAAATTCGAGGAGAACAGCATCAGGAATAGGAAGAACCTAAACTCAGATAATCTGGAGCGGTGTTTTAAGACGCAGCTGAGCATCGACGGGCGAGATGAGAACACCGAGAAACGGTACAAACGAACGATCGACGATCCTGACGTAAAATCGTTGTCGAATTCTAAAGATAAACAGTGCAATTTAGAGAAGAagcagaaagaacgagaaaTAAAGTCGGAGAAGAATGGGATATTTGAGAATCTGATACCGTTCAATTCGTCGCTGCCGTGGTCATTTGTTGAGTCTTGGAATAATAGTAACGCAAATGGCAAGTGCGCTTCTCAGAGCTTGCAGGGAAAcaaggaaacttatttcaacgACTCTGAGAGAATCTACAAAGCGCCAGTCAGCAAGGATTCGAGTCTCGTGATCAATCCCTTTAGGCAACCCAGTCCTTTCCACGAATCAAATCCAGGCCCATCGACGAATAATCGTTTAAAGCAGGATTCCGTTAACTCCACTTGCATGGTGCATCAAAGCTGTGTCAAGTTGTCGAATTCTGGAGCGATGTCGTCTGGACAAGAAGCTTTGGACACGGATTCGGACAGGGGCGTCAATAACAAAGGGAGATCCAGAAAGGATTTGAGTCAATTAATATCCAAGCTGTCGTTTCCTGACGATAAGGAGAGAACAAAAGAGGAAGGAGGTTTCTTGGATTGGTTCACCAAGGTTCCTGGACGAGTTCTCGGAGTCACGCCAAACATCAGCTACATAGAGAATAAGGTGAAAGTTACGAATTTGAAGAGTCAGGAGCAACACGGAAACGAAGTGAGATTTAAAAATTGCAATTTGGAGTTGAGCCAGCAGGAATTCGACGAAGTTCTGGCTGTTTTGAGAGCTAGAACACCGTCTGAACGTAAGAGGACAAGTGTCAAGACGGTAAAGAGACGAGAGAAGCCAGAGAAAGCAGTGGAAGATGGATCGGTCAAGCTGGTAACGAAGTGCGGGAATGTGGAGAGTAACGAATGCTCGACAAATAATTTGGTGAACCGTGCCAAGTCCTGCGAAAGTTGCAATCACAAGTTATGTAGGAAAAACGACCAACAAGCTTTAGAGAAAACCAATTTCACTGAAATCTATAGCAATAAGAACATTTACAATCCCCAGAAACGCGAGAAGCTGGATAGCGATGAATCGGACGAGAATCTACAGGCGATCAAATGCAATAATTCCGAGAAGAGGAAGAACGACACTATGGATTGTCTGCAGAACGTGTCGAACAAGGCGGATATATTATTGGGAGCAATTTTGCGAACCAGCAAAGACCGAGGGAACCAGTCGCAGGTTCCTTGTGGGACCAAATCGAGGTCCGCGTTGGCAATGGTCATCGACGAAATGGAAAGCAATCGAAATAACGTGGCCAACGAGAAGTATCAGGAACAGAAACTGCCAATGGAGGATGAGAAGTCTCTGCCAATGGCGTTCAACAAGAGATTTAATCGGTTCCGACAGCTTTTCAAAAAGGAGCACGAGAAGAAATTAACTTCGATAGAGGATAATCCGCAGGATGCGATCCAACAGATCGGTCAACGTTCGTTCATATACAACAACGTCCAACCAAGCTTACACGATCCAAAGAACTTCAGGGATAGCAAAGCGAAGAGAAGGATAAATTTCCCGAACATTGCCGAAGAGATGGAGAAGCGTGACGCGAGCCCCGATCCTTCAGAGCTTAGTACAAATGGCGCACATCAAAACTCACGTATCTATAGTACAAATTACAAGAAGGATAGCTGCGACTACGACGAAGTCGAGACGTCCAAATGGCAAAATAGACTGCATAGTACAAACGACGAAGATAGTATAACCGAGCacgaggaggaggaagaagatgAAACTGTATCGAAGCTTTGCAAAGATTCCGTTCCGAGTGTCGGGAAGAAAAATCGAAATTATAGTCTAGGTAAAGACAACGTTATCACGGAGGAGGACGAAACAATGGACAAGGTGGTTCCGACAGCCATCGAACAAGAAAGATTCCGACGATCATTGGAAAACGCAGCTTCGATGGTATTCCATAGTAGAACCGGTTTACCATTGACATCCAGTCCAGCTCCATTGAGAAGAGGCAGCTGTTGTTTCGATTACGATAGTAGTCTGAATACCGTCTCCTCAAAAAGAAG TGCTCTGTTCGAGTTGAACACTCCACCAAGTCCAGGTGCGGTGTCTTTGGAAGAAACAGACAGAGAGACCGAGAATCTCGGGGAAGGAGATGAGACACCAAAAAGACGTACGACTTCTCGCAGTAGACCGCAGAGTCATGCTCTTCTAGGCAGCTTCGAGGAATCAGCTTTAAATGGTAGACTCGAACCTGTGTCCACCGTTCACGGGTTCACGGCCGAATTAGGTGCCAGCGGTTCCTTCTGTCCGAA